Proteins found in one Zea mays cultivar B73 chromosome 1, Zm-B73-REFERENCE-NAM-5.0, whole genome shotgun sequence genomic segment:
- the LOC100273259 gene encoding uncharacterized protein isoform X1 encodes MEFEDRCHKVQEPKFDCLLFDLDDTLYPLSAGIAGHVKKNIEDYMVEKLGIDETKIENLGNLLYKNYGTTMAGLRAIGYSFDYDEYHAFVHGRLPYDNIKPDPILKHILKNLRIRKLIFTNGDMVHAVRALKRLGLEDCFEGIICFETLNPPCPPQGDQEPEIFDIAGHFARSGTADELPKTPVLCKPNVDAMEEALRIANVNPHKAIFFDDSVRNIQAGKQIGLHTVLVGKSQRVKGADHALESIHNIREALPELWEEAEKAEDVLYPERVAMETSVTA; translated from the exons ATGGAGTTCGAAGACCGCTGCCACAAGGTCCAGGAGCCCAAGTTCGACTGCCTGCTCTTCG ACCTCGACGACACCCTGTATCCGCTGAGCGCCGGGATCGCAGGCCATGTCAAGAAGAACATTGAAG ATTACATGGTTGAGAAGCTGGGTATTGACGAGACCAAGATCGAGAACCTGGGCAATCTGCTGTACAAGAACTACGGCACCACGATGGCTGGACTCAGG GCCATCGGCTACAGCTTCGATTACGATGAGTACCACGCCTTCGTCCATGGAAGGCTGCCGTACGACAACATCAAGCCTGACCCCATTCTCAAGCACATTCTCAAGAACCTGCGCATCCGCAAACTC ATATTCACCAACGGTGACATGGTCCACGCCGTGAGAGCCCTCAAGAGGCTGGGCCTGGAGGACTGCTTCGAGGGGATCATCTGCTTCGAGACCCTGAACCCGCCCTGCCCGCCGCAGGGAGACCAGGAGCCCGAGATCTTCGACATCGCCGGCCACTTCGCCCGCTCCGGCACCGCCGACGAGCTGCCCAAGACCCCCGTCCTGTGCAAGCCTAACGTGGACGCCATGGAGGAGGCGCTCAGGATCGCCAACGTCAACCCGCACAAGGCG ATCTTCTTCGACGACAGCGTACGCAACATCCAGGCCGGGAAGCAGATTGGCCTCCACACGGTGCTGGTGGGCAAATCGCAGCGGGTGAAAGGCGCGGACCACGCGCTGGAGAGCATCCACAACATCAGGGAAGCGCTGCCGGAGCTGTGGGAGGAGGCCGAGAAGGCGGAGGACGTGCTCTACCCCGAACGCGTTGCGATGGAGACCTCGGTCACCGCGTAA
- the LOC100273259 gene encoding uncharacterized protein LOC100273259 has translation MVEKLGIDETKIENLGNLLYKNYGTTMAGLRAIGYSFDYDEYHAFVHGRLPYDNIKPDPILKHILKNLRIRKLIFTNGDMVHAVRALKRLGLEDCFEGIICFETLNPPCPPQGDQEPEIFDIAGHFARSGTADELPKTPVLCKPNVDAMEEALRIANVNPHKAIFFDDSVRNIQAGKQIGLHTVLVGKSQRVKGADHALESIHNIREALPELWEEAEKAEDVLYPERVAMETSVTA, from the exons ATGGTTGAGAAGCTGGGTATTGACGAGACCAAGATCGAGAACCTGGGCAATCTGCTGTACAAGAACTACGGCACCACGATGGCTGGACTCAGG GCCATCGGCTACAGCTTCGATTACGATGAGTACCACGCCTTCGTCCATGGAAGGCTGCCGTACGACAACATCAAGCCTGACCCCATTCTCAAGCACATTCTCAAGAACCTGCGCATCCGCAAACTC ATATTCACCAACGGTGACATGGTCCACGCCGTGAGAGCCCTCAAGAGGCTGGGCCTGGAGGACTGCTTCGAGGGGATCATCTGCTTCGAGACCCTGAACCCGCCCTGCCCGCCGCAGGGAGACCAGGAGCCCGAGATCTTCGACATCGCCGGCCACTTCGCCCGCTCCGGCACCGCCGACGAGCTGCCCAAGACCCCCGTCCTGTGCAAGCCTAACGTGGACGCCATGGAGGAGGCGCTCAGGATCGCCAACGTCAACCCGCACAAGGCG ATCTTCTTCGACGACAGCGTACGCAACATCCAGGCCGGGAAGCAGATTGGCCTCCACACGGTGCTGGTGGGCAAATCGCAGCGGGTGAAAGGCGCGGACCACGCGCTGGAGAGCATCCACAACATCAGGGAAGCGCTGCCGGAGCTGTGGGAGGAGGCCGAGAAGGCGGAGGACGTGCTCTACCCCGAACGCGTTGCGATGGAGACCTCGGTCACCGCGTAA